The following is a genomic window from Candidatus Lokiarchaeota archaeon.
CGAATAATCTTTTTTTTGAATAGATAAGGGAATAGTGATCCTCGATTACAGGTTTATCTGCAGTATTGATTTTGCATTTGTAGTTTCATCTAGCCATTACCCGTCCATTCACGTACCAACCCGTACAATTCAGCAGTCTGCTCCTCTGTAAGATCCTTCATCGTGAATTGATGAAATTGCGCATCATCTTGATGCTAACAAACCGTTCATTGAGCTCCTTTGTTTTGCTTTTCATTCGTCTTCTTAACTCCTCAACCCGATATATTCAACAAGTGGACATAGATAAAGCTTCACTCGATACAGATAAGCTCCTCTTGGGGTGATGAAAGGAATTCACATCCGTCTCCCCTTACCACCACATCTTCTTCAAGACTTAGTTGACCATACTCTTCAGTCCGGACATAAAGCTCAAGTGTGAATACATTACCCACTTCAACTTCGCCCTTTGGGCTATCACCATAGCGATCCCATAATGGTCCTAGAAGGGTACCACCGTCATGAGCGACGCGACCAACTTGGTGACCTAACGCGTGTTGATACTCGTCGTAGCCTCTTTCCTTGACATAGTCCCGAGCAATAGCATCGACCTCGTATCCCTTCATTCCCGGTCTTAAATGGTCTGAAGCTTCCTGTATAGCTCCGTAGACAGTATCGAATGCGTCCTGAATCTGATTTGGAATATCAGATGGTATACCGAAATAGAACATTCGTTGAATATCAGAACAGTAACCGTCGTTCTTGACACCAAAATCGAAATGAAGTAAATGGCCAGCTTTCGTCTTGTTATTTGTTGGGCCGGAATGCCCAAATTCCTTGTTCGGGCCTGCATCAACTGCGGGGTTATGCTCGGGATCCCAAGCATTTCCAACTCCATAGTGAGACATCCTCTGTTTGAAGAAT
Proteins encoded in this region:
- a CDS encoding M24 family metallopeptidase, producing the protein MTKTLELEKSNQACEILDELDLDAWLVWVRETSQMADPVLPIILGREVVWQSALIYSRDGTKTAIVGNFDADGIEQARVFDEVIPYTEGIQEQLVTTLTKIDPHEIAINFSKNDVAADGLTVGMHLLLKEYLDDTPFQDRLKSAEQVIGRLRGRKTDTELKRIREAVRITETIYKEAERFVRTGLSEIEIYEFFKQRMSHYGVGNAWDPEHNPAVDAGPNKEFGHSGPTNNKTKAGHLLHFDFGVKNDGYCSDIQRMFYFGIPSDIPNQIQDAFDTVYGAIQEASDHLRPGMKGYEVDAIARDYVKERGYDEYQHALGHQVGRVAHDGGTLLGPLWDRYGDSPKGEVEVGNVFTLELYVRTEEYGQLSLEEDVVVRGDGCEFLSSPQEELICIE